One genomic window of Cydia pomonella isolate Wapato2018A chromosome 6, ilCydPomo1, whole genome shotgun sequence includes the following:
- the LOC133518563 gene encoding uncharacterized protein LOC133518563: MDAKDSRAEVVLTERSNDGGAKFALQYDRSKSHDVAASAFKGDTAGVRPCAVIGPDRVVPPSRDGPKKTPTEPWLAPDPIYRRMPDYPYKMPDHKDPTRNISPRQTFQENMQRIIMPPGYNSTKLHEDSPFASKNTKLTVPTEVKYCEVPYNINQVSSDQKHIRTADHSASNVNPLLMRGVPHGWPAGSVHVRPLRTYGAPEGLPYPDYVNCTGPRPVLTRTHEEPLYPDPYYHESNIRFKPYPNIKERYPQGRYEYLGNYPSPYHPPNPFAHKYELPKTMPPHSYPGYPQVPKYTERIPEPLMDGYQRALSQQGNYGVPIRNPVIHSSYRPMPGNHMQNKLNPYPPDGQLKPVPNKLPYDPTSKMYLDYDTRSKPLPMPDNYYLNEGPRPYHAKNTIVVPNFASSSMHGVNAHPYYIKENMSLKNYEYPRYKTMDPSMLNHSLTKLPPQFSPSALAISPADSNASNETALTHGTSQDDCGYVSQSSMTSVRSIESLNRIPMDPYGRYDYRYGPIVRASPPTKPDSSSNQGSKSKKDIRQFISSWSEGDDENAENSAKRDGVKNMTDDKHTFSKQYDSVNNQEQLYVLGLVNVPSEELSKYEHIQKVSKLPENIKGYNSLELLNQFEEAIESSNITSVKPPRTIQMPLKSVQHKHEPIPRALSPLDVEAKISQSVIHKEVGCNFEIKPCSPKMLNVEVATPMQMLNERVIEKVANPHNVKSPIIIQAVDDNLDHTLLNKTIKCPIPNTASSCKMNSQHLSNSPTVDHLKTSYTLQDLESNSGVCLASLPRLDTDIELNFPEVNQQFINANKTDSVITTSFTKDLPSLDIDRSAITMTECDMNYQYSPKMETETDFSRLSKYRKLKRCVLDENDEPAKVQATRIDSVIIKNPDNTRSLEETNDNSGSGLKDDLQEFAMNLVSQTKNTKQQNDVDKMFDPSTNSTITGRYDDVKTNLPSTFMHQSSNLSNRHFNENEEISCNNAVHAQTEDCNMHSKDISNRYLEKAALDIPMNLSPQARYSMIEVDEECRNSEKGDKTFVLEEKHQFAMDPIVDEKTASPAYNSEDQNENTSDTYITKYDEEKMWVEDVGCEETIETEDIAENIIIGDPASPNNTELTDYESNDEDMDILTMVPLQSDPCLLKLLKNIFLRLGRLFLT, translated from the exons ATGCCTGATTACCCTTACAAGATGCCCGACCACAAGGACCCCACAAGAAACATATCACCACGACAGACATTCCAAGAAAATATGCAGCGCATTATCATGCCACCAGGATATAATTCGACTAAACTGCATGAAGATTCCCCGTTTGCATCCAAAAATACAAAGTTAACTGTGCCCACTGAGGTAAAGTATTGTGAAGTGCCTTATAATATTAATCAAGTAAGTAGTGACCAAAAACATATTAGGACTGCTGATCATAGTGCATCAAATGTAAACCCATTGCTTATGAGAGGAGTTCCACATGGGTGGCCTGCCGGTAGTGTACATGTACGCCCATTGAGGACTTATGGTGCTCCGGAAGGGCTGCCATACCCAGATTATGTCAACTGTACTGGTCCGAGGCCAGTGCTTACTAGGACTCATGAAGAACCACTGTATCCGGATCCCTATTACCATGAGAGCAACATCCGCTTCAAACCCTATCCCAACATTAAAGAGAGATACCCGCAGGGCAGGTATGAATATCTAGGAAATTATCCAAGTCCTTACCATCCCCCCAATCCCTTTGCTCATAAATATGAATTACCAAAGACAATGCCGCCTCACTCATATCCTGGCTATCCCCAAGTACCCAAATATACTGAGAGGATACCTGAGCCTCTTATGGATGGTTACCAAAGAGCCCTTAGTCAACAAGGCAATTATGGTGTTCCCATTCGTAACCCTGTTATTCATTCCTCTTATAGACCTATGCCTGGGAACCATATGCAAAATAAATTGAACCCATACCCACCAGACGGACAACTTAAACCAGTTCCAAACAAACTGCCTTATGACCCCACAAGTAAGATGTACCTTGATTATGATACCCGTTCAAAGCCCTTGCCTATGCCTGATAATTATTATCTTAATGAAGGGCCTAGGCCATATCATgctaaaaatactattgttgTACCAAATTTTGCTTCTTCAAGCATGCATGGAGTAAATGCTCATCCATactatattaaagaaaatatgtcattgaaaaattatgaatatcCTCGATATAAAACCATGGACCCATCTATGTTAAATCATTCTCTAACAAAACTACCACCGCAGTTTTCCCCCAGTGCCTTAGCAATATCACCAGCAGATTCAAATGCTAGCAATGAAACAGCACTGACTCATGGCACTTCTCAAGATGACTGTGGATATGTAAGCCAATCCTCAATGACAAGTGTGAGAAGTATAGAGAGTCTAAACAGAATTCCAATGGATCCTTATGGTAGATATGACTACAGATATGGTCCAATAGTAAGAGCTTCCCCACCTACCAAACCAGATTCCAGCAGTAACCAAGGGTCAAAATCTAAAAAAGATATAAGACAATTTATATCATCATGGAGTGAAGGAGATGATGAAAATGCTGAAAACAGTGCTAAAAGAGATGGTGTTAAGAACATGACTGATGATAAACATACTTTTAGTAAGCAGTATGATAGTGTTAATAATCAGGAACAACTCTATGTCCTTGGATTAGTCAATGTCCCAAGTGAAGAGCTCAGCAAATATGAACACATTCAAAAAGTATCCAAATTACCCGAAAATATTAAAGGCTATAACAGTCTTGAATTGCTCAATCAATTTGAAGAAGCCATAGAATCTTCAAATATTACCAGTGTTAAACCACCAAGGACAATACAAATGCCGTTAAAAAGTGTTCAACACAAACATGAGCCAATACCTCGTGCTTTGTCACCATTGGATGTTGAAGCTAAAATCAGTCAATCTGTTATTCATAAGGAAGTTGGCTGTAATTTCGAAATTAAGCCATGTAGCCCGAAAATGTTGAATGTCGAGGTGGCTACACCCATGCAGATGCTCAATGAAAGAGTTATTGAAAAAGTAGCTAATCCACATAATGTAAAGTCACCTATAATAATACAAGCTGTGGATGACAACTTAGACCACACTTTattgaataaaacaataaaatgtccGATACCGAACACAGCATCAAGTTGTAAAATGAACAGTCAACATCTATCTAATTCACCTACTGTTGATCATTTAAAAACAAGTTATACTTTACAAGATTTAGAAAGTAATTCAGGTGTATGTTTGGCTTCCTTACCCAGACTAGACACAGATATAGAATTGAATTTCCCTGAAGTAAATCAACAATTTATTAACGCAAACAAAACAGATTCGGTTATAACTACATCTTTCACAAAAGATCTGCCTTCCTTGGATATTGACCGGTCTGCTATTACCATGACTGAATGTGATATGAATTATCAATATTCGCCTAAAATGGAAACTGAAACAGATTTTTCACGATTAAGCAAATacagaaaattaaaaagatgtgttCTAGATGAGAATGATGAACCAGCAAAAGTTCAAGCTACAAGAATAGATagtgtaattataaaaaatcctgaTAACACAAGAAGTCTTGAAGAAACCAATGATAATTCTGGGAGCGGTTTAAAAGATGACCTTCAAGAATTTGCTATGAACTTAGTGTCtcaaactaaaaatacaaaacaacaaaatGATGTGGATAAAATGTTTGACCCTTCCACCAACTCCACTATCACCGGTAGATATGATGATGTTAAAACTAATTTACCCAGCACTTTTATGCATCAATCAAGTAATTTATCAAACAGACATTTTAACGAGAATGAAGAGATCAGCTGTAATAATGCTGTCCATGCACAAACAGAAGATTGTAATATGCACAGTAAAGATATTTCAAACCGATATTTAGAAAAGGCTGCTTTAGATATTCCAATGAATCTGTCTCCACAGGCAAGATATTCGATGATCGAAGTAGACGAAGAATGCAGAAATTCTGAAAAGGGAGATAAAACCTTTGTTTTAGAAGAGAAGCATCAGTTTGCTATGG ATCCTATAGTGGATGAAAAAACTGCGTCTCCAGCGTATAACTCAGAAGACCAGAACGAAAATACTTCTGACACATACATAACCAAATATGATGAAGAAAAAATGTGGGTCGAAGACGTTGGCTGTGAAGAAACTATTGAAACCGAGGACATTGCAGAAAATATCATTATTGGTGATCCCGCTTCTCCAAATAATACGGAATTAACTGATTATGAATCGAACGATGAAGACATGGATATCTTAA CCATGGTACCACTTCAAAGCGACCCTTGCTTACTAAAGCTGCTCAAAAATATATTCCTCCGCTTAGGGAGACTATTCCTGACCTAA